CGGGGGGCGAAGCTGCAGCCTGGGGGCAGGCGCACGAGATCAGGCGGTTGCCCCTCGATGGGGTCCAGCTTGGCCTTCCGCGGCAAATCCAGCCGGGGCACGGAGCGCAGGAGGCCCAGGGTGTAGGGGTGCCGGGGGTCGTGGTAGATCTGCCGCGCCGTCCCCCGTTCGATGACCTTGCCGGCGTACATCACGTTCACACGATCGGCGTAGCGGGCCACGACCCCCAGGTTATGTGTAATGATGAGCATGGCCACGCCAAGGCGCTTGGTCAGGTCCTTCAGGAGCTCCAGGATCTGGGCCTGGATCGTTACGTCGAGCGCTGTGGTCGGCTCGTCGGCCAGGATGAGCTTCGGGCCACAGGAGAGGGCCATGGCGATCATCATGCGCTGGCGCATCCCGCCGCTGAACTGATGGGGATACTGGGAGAGGCGCCGCTCGGCGTCGGGGATGCCGACCAGCCCCAGGAGTTCGGCGGCCCGGCGCTCGGCATCGGTCTTCCTCATATTCAGGTGGATCTCCAAAGTCTCCGTGAGCTGGCGGCCGATGGTGAGCACGGGGTTCAGGGAGGTCATCGGCTCCTGGAACACCATGGCGATCTCTTTCCCCCGAACCCGGCGCATCTGTTCCGCGTCCAGCGTCAGGAGGTCCCGATCCTCGAAAAGGATCCGCCCCCCCACGATGCGCCCGGGAGGGTTCGGGATCAGCCGCATGATGGAGAGGGCGCTGACGGACTTCCCGCACCCGCTCTCCCCCACCAGGGCCACGGTCTCGCCCTCGCGGATGTCGTAGGAGACGCCGTCGACGGCGCGGACCACGCCTTCTGAGGTGGCGAAGTGCGTCCGGAGATTGCAGACCTCGAGCAGTCGGCCCACGGGGTTCATCCGTGCGGGCGCCGCTGGCGGTGGGCGGCCGCACTCCTGAGGCATGAGGCGAACACCAGTTCCCGGGATGGAGGGGAGTATAGCACGGGTTTCCCCGGGGCCTTGCCTTGACCCCCTCCCACAAATCCAGTAGACTTGCCTCGCGTTTCCCAACGAATTCGCGGAGTTGGCAGGCCCCACCGCCCAGAGGCACGCCTGGAGACAGCCCCATGGTGCACGTGTACCTGTTCCTGGCCCTGATCCTCGCCCTCCTCGTAGCCACCTTCGCTGTGCAGAACGCCGTCACTGTGAAGGTCCGGTTCCTGGTTTGGGACCTCGATAGCAGCCTGGTCGTCGTCATCCTCTTGGCCGCGGGGGTGGGGGCGTGCGCCTCGGCGCTCGTGAGCCTCCCCCAGGCGATCCGGGCGTGGGCCCGGCTCCGGCAGCGGGAGGCAGAGGTGGCGCGCCTCGCGGGCCAGGTCCGCCGGCTCGAGGACCGCGTGGCGGCGCAGGAGGAGACGGCCCGGGATTGGCCGACCGAGGAGGACCATGCGCCGGTCTAGGCGCGCGCTCCTCGCCGCCCTGCTCCTGACGGGCTGCGGCGGCGGGCGCTTCCTGAACGGCGTCTACCTGGATGAGGCCAAGGGGTTCCGGGTCGCCCTCCCGCAGGGCTGGGAGCGGGTCCAGGTGGAGGGGGCGGACCTGGCTCTCCGACCGCCGGGAGGGGGGGCCACGCTGGCCGTCGCTGCCTCGTGTCCCCCTGCCGAGGGGGGGGAGGCGGCCGTCCTCACCCGGCACCTCTTCTTCGGCTTGCGGCAGCGGGAGCTGCTCCGCCAGGAGCCGGTCAACGTGGACGGAACCGCGGGCCTCCAGACCCTGCTCAGCGCCACGCTCAACGGGGCCCCCGTCCTGGTGCAGTCGGTCGTCATCCGACGGGGCAAGTGTCTCTACGACCTGTTGGGGGTCGCCCGTCCGGAGGCGGCGTCAGGGGGAGCGACCGCCTTCGGGGACCTCCTCCGGGGATGGCAGTTCTTGCAGGGAGCACCATGACGACTGCGGCGAGCACGCGCTCTGTGGTGGTGGCGTTGGGTGATCGGGCGACCCGCCTGGTGGGCTACATGGGCGGGATCTCGGTCCTGGCGGGCCAGGCCTTCTACCAGAGCCTCTTCCCTCCTTACCCGCTGCGCTCCCTCCTCCAGCAGATGGACTACATCGGGGTCCGCTCCGCCGCCATCGCCGCCATCGCCGCCATCTTCACGGGGTTGGTGCTCGCGCTCCAGACC
Above is a genomic segment from Candidatus Methylomirabilis sp. containing:
- a CDS encoding ABC transporter ATP-binding protein gives rise to the protein MGRLLEVCNLRTHFATSEGVVRAVDGVSYDIREGETVALVGESGCGKSVSALSIMRLIPNPPGRIVGGRILFEDRDLLTLDAEQMRRVRGKEIAMVFQEPMTSLNPVLTIGRQLTETLEIHLNMRKTDAERRAAELLGLVGIPDAERRLSQYPHQFSGGMRQRMMIAMALSCGPKLILADEPTTALDVTIQAQILELLKDLTKRLGVAMLIITHNLGVVARYADRVNVMYAGKVIERGTARQIYHDPRHPYTLGLLRSVPRLDLPRKAKLDPIEGQPPDLVRLPPGCSFAPRCKFAIPRCAHDVPPLMPVTGDHLSACWVAENLASPATSPVP
- a CDS encoding LapA family protein; protein product: MVHVYLFLALILALLVATFAVQNAVTVKVRFLVWDLDSSLVVVILLAAGVGACASALVSLPQAIRAWARLRQREAEVARLAGQVRRLEDRVAAQEETARDWPTEEDHAPV